The following are encoded in a window of Mycoplasma anserisalpingitidis genomic DNA:
- the frr gene encoding ribosome recycling factor has product MDIELYLLQIKEAADKSIHHLKFELSKISTGRANPQLVKWVKVDYYGTPTSLDELANISVPEPQQLLIKPYDQSSVKDILKAINNANLGITPVDEGNQVRITFPALTTERRKELTKALPKHSEQAKVGVRNARQDVNKLVKSDESISEDEQKRILEIVQKEVDKYINEISAIVKDKENELMNK; this is encoded by the coding sequence ATGGACATAGAATTATATTTATTACAAATCAAGGAAGCTGCTGATAAGTCAATTCATCATCTTAAATTTGAATTATCTAAAATTTCAACTGGTAGAGCTAATCCTCAACTAGTTAAATGAGTAAAGGTAGATTACTACGGTACACCAACTTCATTAGATGAATTAGCAAACATTTCAGTTCCTGAACCACAACAATTATTAATCAAACCTTATGATCAATCATCTGTTAAAGATATTTTAAAAGCAATTAATAATGCTAATTTAGGAATTACTCCTGTTGATGAAGGGAATCAAGTCAGAATTACCTTTCCAGCATTAACAACAGAAAGAAGAAAAGAATTAACAAAAGCATTACCAAAACACTCTGAACAAGCAAAAGTTGGAGTAAGAAATGCTAGACAAGATGTTAATAAATTAGTCAAATCTGATGAAAGCATTTCTGAAGATGAACAAAAGAGAATTTTAGAAATTGTTCAAAAAGAAGTAGACAAATACATCAATGAAATTTCCGCAATTGTAAAAGACAAGGAAAATGAATTAATGAATAAATAA
- the pyrH gene encoding UMP kinase, whose product MKYKRILVKLSGEGLVNKEKHLAIDYELVANIARQLKQIVDMGVEVSVVIGGGNFWRGASAAKNGIPRNRADYIGMLATIMNGLALRSGFEQHGLPSRVQSSINIDAKVAENYVNEKALKYLKDGEVVIFVGGTGRPYFTTDTAATLYASEVGAEVILMGKNKVEGVYDSDPKINPDAKRFDKITYDEILERKLQVMDLTATSMARDNNISLIIFNIAEPDAIVRALKGEITHTEVVK is encoded by the coding sequence ATGAAATATAAAAGAATATTAGTTAAACTTTCTGGAGAAGGATTAGTTAATAAAGAAAAACATTTAGCAATTGACTATGAATTAGTTGCGAATATTGCTAGACAATTAAAACAAATTGTTGATATGGGGGTCGAAGTTTCCGTTGTTATAGGTGGTGGAAACTTCTGAAGAGGAGCTTCGGCTGCAAAAAATGGTATACCTAGAAACCGCGCTGACTACATCGGAATGTTAGCAACAATCATGAATGGACTTGCTCTAAGAAGTGGTTTTGAACAACATGGATTGCCTTCTAGAGTTCAAAGTTCAATTAATATTGATGCTAAAGTAGCGGAAAATTATGTTAATGAGAAAGCGCTAAAATACTTAAAAGATGGCGAAGTTGTAATTTTTGTTGGAGGTACTGGTAGACCTTATTTCACAACGGATACAGCTGCAACATTGTATGCTTCAGAAGTTGGAGCCGAAGTTATTTTAATGGGAAAAAATAAAGTTGAAGGTGTTTATGATAGCGATCCAAAAATAAACCCTGATGCAAAACGTTTTGATAAAATTACTTATGATGAAATTCTTGAAAGAAAACTTCAAGTTATGGATTTAACAGCCACAAGTATGGCTAGAGATAACAATATTTCTCTTATTATTTTTAATATTGCTGAGCCTGATGCAATTGTTAGAGCGCTCAAAGGAGAAATAACTCACACAGAGGTGGTAAAATAA
- the cypl gene encoding ABC transporter thiamine pyrophosphate-binding lipoprotein p37/Cypl, producing the protein MFLRKKITLTLFSVASILSLLSLSSSCDKKINNTEVMNISLISPWMEDEDKPEKIRFELENKLQEIIGEKIKIKVTYASDDYLVNLQNISKGVIDLAFVSHSSYENYINQDTTKANKIKPIIQTLTKSFKYDNEKFSYVDGTENDKIITSAKLQSDLFNQKKYSQWNYSWNGSIYEHFYDDKLVDFQRGIIWISGTDEVRNEIVNAWNNKDWNKFRSFGIVHGSADSGSKYLLPERLLKQHFNLENNSFVSLAYEITNYSNYFLNGKTKDMLKNNSFHICFDNEGSYSWTKNTIDNISKYTPMENEKMEILALTDPLQYNIAVVNSKKVNEEIQKIITDAFVQLYSSGSDNWGPTVGFYGYTKYEQ; encoded by the coding sequence ATGTTTTTAAGAAAAAAGATTACATTAACTTTATTTTCAGTAGCAAGCATTTTATCACTATTGAGTTTATCATCTTCGTGTGATAAAAAAATAAACAATACTGAAGTTATGAATATTTCATTGATTTCTCCTTGAATGGAAGATGAAGATAAACCTGAAAAAATAAGATTCGAATTAGAAAATAAATTGCAGGAAATTATTGGTGAAAAAATAAAAATTAAAGTAACATACGCTTCAGATGATTACTTAGTTAATTTGCAAAATATTAGCAAAGGAGTCATCGATTTGGCTTTTGTTTCACATTCAAGTTATGAAAATTATATTAACCAAGATACAACAAAAGCTAATAAAATTAAACCAATAATACAAACACTTACTAAATCTTTTAAGTATGATAATGAAAAATTTAGTTATGTTGATGGAACAGAAAATGACAAAATAATAACTAGCGCTAAACTTCAAAGCGACTTGTTTAACCAAAAAAAATACAGCCAATGAAATTACTCATGAAATGGTTCAATTTATGAGCATTTTTATGATGACAAATTAGTAGATTTTCAACGTGGTATAATTTGAATTTCAGGAACTGATGAAGTTAGAAATGAAATTGTAAACGCTTGAAATAATAAGGATTGAAACAAATTTAGAAGTTTCGGAATTGTGCATGGAAGTGCTGATTCAGGAAGTAAATATTTACTTCCAGAAAGACTTCTAAAACAACACTTTAACCTTGAAAACAATTCTTTTGTATCATTAGCTTATGAAATAACGAATTATTCAAATTATTTTTTGAACGGTAAAACAAAGGATATGCTAAAAAATAATTCATTCCATATTTGTTTTGATAATGAAGGTTCATATTCATGAACAAAAAACACCATTGATAACATTTCTAAGTACACACCTATGGAAAATGAAAAAATGGAAATTTTAGCATTAACAGATCCATTGCAATACAATATTGCTGTGGTAAATAGCAAAAAAGTGAACGAAGAAATTCAAAAAATAATTACTGATGCTTTTGTACAATTATATTCTTCAGGTAGTGACAATTGAGGTCCTACAGTTGGTTTTTATGGATACACAAAATACGAACAATAA
- a CDS encoding ATP-binding cassette domain-containing protein, producing MDTQNTNNNIELKNVSVYDKNKLLLSKINLELNQGELIGIIGKSGAGKTTILNTIISFNNIKTGKICFNNKIISTRKDKKKFRKNISYISQFPNLINDLSVLDNLNRLCEFKKSWFSRMFWNPKDKENEKIIKILENLGLEGKLFEKTEKLSGGEKQRLIVAIEIYNDKSIIFADEPTSNLDPFNANLIIKQFKKMSKNKIVVINIHDLNLATKYCDKLICLENGEIKNIIEKKYFNKGNLNEFFD from the coding sequence ATGGATACACAAAATACGAACAATAATATAGAACTTAAAAACGTTTCTGTTTATGACAAAAATAAATTGTTATTGTCTAAAATTAATCTCGAATTAAATCAAGGTGAATTAATAGGAATAATTGGTAAAAGTGGAGCAGGCAAAACTACAATTTTAAATACTATAATTTCCTTCAATAACATTAAAACAGGGAAAATATGTTTTAATAATAAAATTATTTCGACAAGAAAAGATAAAAAAAAATTCAGAAAAAACATTTCTTATATTTCACAATTCCCTAATTTAATTAATGATTTAAGTGTTTTAGATAATTTAAACAGATTATGCGAATTTAAAAAAAGTTGATTTAGTAGAATGTTTTGAAATCCTAAGGATAAAGAAAACGAAAAAATTATAAAAATTCTAGAAAATTTAGGACTAGAAGGTAAATTATTTGAAAAAACCGAAAAACTTTCTGGTGGTGAAAAACAAAGATTGATAGTTGCTATAGAAATTTACAATGATAAAAGCATAATTTTTGCTGATGAACCAACTTCGAATCTTGACCCATTCAATGCAAATTTAATTATCAAACAATTTAAAAAAATGAGCAAAAACAAAATTGTTGTTATCAACATTCATGACTTGAATCTAGCAACCAAATATTGTGATAAATTGATTTGCCTAGAAAATGGAGAAATAAAAAATATAATCGAAAAGAAATATTTTAACAAAGGAAATTTAAATGAATTTTTTGACTAA
- a CDS encoding PhnE/PtxC family ABC transporter permease translates to MNFLTKIKNFFSWESGSNRKIKSWVKWFVIFLLILFFIYCLLDLNPFHIYSDNLTDLQKTLYKFFLLNTVDEKNFANSNLWQINWIYFSKTIQYVVLGNFLGFIFAIFTSFYSTRKFHKNKFFIIFVRTLILVLRILPVFVFISLISNSFNGILGATLIIFWFTWIWLSSYLTNLFENTSDVEYWQMIYSGKSKLNSFYKNIILRNRPKIILMYFLSLESNIRWTTVLGAVGISGIGFLFELYQSRHEFLSVTILYMFILILSLEMIMLLFNKFLFNNFKLNTNSNIINNINYRKLQIALFILLTVTFILSVNIIREFEFKSINFNNFFRTLYRFLNPDFSDFNKLELNGWFWTLKIIKQSYVCLVISIFFSLIYSIFMSEKINNWFVSYILKTILSFFRMLPSIFIFYLLNIFLDSIGAMTWTLAFASFRGLTKYVSESINSIDIKYFEYYKIMKKNKFYIYRKLILPYIKKDLISYIQLEFENICRDSLFYGAFTGWGLGNLYIIYDKKDNIEKISAILIPITLLFVLFELISIYFRKTRR, encoded by the coding sequence ATGAATTTTTTGACTAAAATCAAGAACTTTTTTTCATGAGAAAGTGGTAGTAATAGAAAAATCAAATCTTGAGTTAAATGATTTGTAATATTTTTGTTAATATTGTTTTTTATTTATTGTTTACTAGACTTAAATCCTTTTCATATTTATTCTGATAATTTAACTGATTTACAAAAGACACTTTATAAGTTTTTTCTTCTTAATACTGTTGATGAAAAAAATTTTGCTAATTCTAATTTATGACAGATAAATTGAATTTATTTTTCTAAGACTATTCAATATGTTGTTTTAGGAAATTTTTTAGGATTTATCTTTGCTATTTTTACATCATTTTATTCAACAAGAAAATTTCATAAGAACAAATTTTTTATTATATTTGTTAGAACCCTAATTTTAGTTTTAAGAATCTTACCAGTTTTTGTCTTTATCTCCTTAATTAGTAATTCATTTAATGGGATTTTAGGCGCAACTCTTATAATATTTTGATTTACCTGAATATGATTAAGTTCATATTTGACAAACCTTTTTGAAAACACCTCTGATGTTGAATATTGACAAATGATTTACTCAGGCAAGAGTAAACTTAATTCATTTTACAAAAATATAATTTTAAGAAACAGACCAAAAATAATTTTGATGTATTTTCTTTCACTCGAGTCAAACATTAGGTGAACAACCGTATTGGGAGCTGTAGGAATTTCTGGTATAGGTTTTTTATTTGAATTGTATCAATCAAGACATGAGTTTCTCTCTGTGACTATTTTATATATGTTTATTTTGATTCTTTCTCTTGAAATGATAATGTTATTGTTTAATAAGTTTCTATTTAATAATTTTAAATTAAATACAAATTCAAATATTATTAATAATATTAATTATCGTAAACTACAGATTGCTTTGTTTATTTTATTAACCGTGACTTTCATATTATCAGTTAATATTATTAGAGAATTTGAATTTAAATCCATAAACTTTAATAATTTTTTTAGAACTTTATATAGGTTCTTAAATCCTGATTTTAGTGATTTTAATAAATTGGAATTAAATGGATGATTTTGGACATTAAAAATAATTAAACAATCTTATGTATGCTTGGTAATTTCAATATTTTTTAGTCTTATTTATTCTATTTTTATGTCTGAAAAAATAAATAATTGATTTGTTTCATATATATTAAAAACTATCCTTTCTTTTTTTAGGATGTTACCTTCAATTTTCATATTTTATCTGTTAAATATATTTTTAGATAGTATTGGTGCAATGACCTGAACGCTTGCTTTTGCGTCTTTTAGAGGTTTAACTAAGTATGTTTCTGAAAGTATAAATTCAATAGATATAAAATACTTTGAATACTATAAAATAATGAAAAAAAATAAATTTTATATTTACAGAAAATTGATTTTGCCTTACATAAAGAAAGATTTAATAAGTTACATTCAATTAGAATTTGAAAATATATGTAGAGATAGTTTATTTTATGGTGCTTTCACTGGTTGAGGATTAGGTAATTTATATATTATTTATGATAAAAAAGATAATATTGAAAAAATATCAGCTATTTTGATACCTATAACTCTTTTATTTGTTCTCTTTGAATTAATCTCGATATATTTTAGAAAAACTCGAAGATAA
- a CDS encoding trigger factor-related chaperone → MENKKVLVKRIDANINDWLAEQKNATDYLQSSGRKDFNQNDILGIATSNFISKQIGECFREFSTDYSRIYFSPIVKNVISKIEECTAELHFFYIDELERFNNSNVHPEYKINDKLEETPQIQPFIDSFMNSYAFKIDKNDKILEKNDLVLVKILDRQSNLSSNSEYIYNSDEDKDPLLKELDAALEGAKVGSHVEITIDNREYGVDVLRVRQTQNMPINDDNASLIGVPEIKNRDDAKKFIVSTVVEQLFNKELHNYALSIYQEFEKQIDISKDEPKELIDSEIHRRIQDFISQFKFNNTQMSEKEIEEIKNEHYDQFKNQTLKAFKMNFIRSWLPRSLKITLEDGEIEKEYKTLMSMTTENDRQNMNINPQKIAEVLIDRKVAKHYLQINNPELYEKYNYGKK, encoded by the coding sequence ATGGAAAATAAAAAAGTTTTAGTTAAAAGAATTGATGCAAATATTAATGATTGACTAGCTGAACAAAAAAATGCCACAGATTATTTGCAAAGTTCAGGTAGAAAAGATTTTAATCAAAATGACATCTTAGGCATTGCAACATCAAATTTCATTTCAAAGCAAATTGGTGAATGTTTTAGAGAATTTTCAACCGACTATAGTAGAATTTACTTCTCACCAATTGTCAAAAATGTGATTTCAAAAATTGAAGAATGTACTGCTGAATTACATTTCTTTTACATTGATGAATTAGAAAGATTTAATAATTCAAATGTACATCCTGAATATAAAATTAATGACAAACTAGAAGAAACTCCTCAAATTCAACCATTTATTGATTCATTTATGAATTCTTATGCATTTAAAATTGATAAGAATGATAAAATTCTTGAAAAAAACGATTTAGTTTTAGTAAAAATTTTAGATAGACAATCAAACTTATCATCAAATAGTGAATATATTTATAATTCAGATGAAGATAAAGATCCTTTACTTAAAGAATTAGATGCAGCTCTTGAAGGTGCTAAAGTTGGGTCACACGTTGAGATTACAATCGATAATAGAGAATATGGAGTTGATGTTTTGAGAGTAAGACAAACTCAAAATATGCCTATTAATGATGACAATGCATCACTTATTGGAGTACCTGAAATAAAAAATAGAGATGATGCTAAAAAATTCATTGTTTCAACTGTTGTGGAACAATTGTTTAATAAAGAATTACACAATTATGCACTTTCTATCTATCAAGAGTTTGAAAAACAAATTGATATTTCAAAAGATGAGCCTAAAGAGTTAATTGATTCAGAGATTCATAGAAGAATTCAAGATTTTATATCTCAATTCAAATTTAATAATACACAAATGAGTGAAAAAGAAATTGAAGAAATTAAAAATGAACATTACGATCAATTCAAAAATCAAACTTTAAAAGCATTTAAAATGAATTTTATTCGTTCATGATTACCAAGATCATTAAAAATAACTCTTGAAGACGGTGAAATTGAAAAAGAATACAAAACCCTAATGTCTATGACAACAGAAAATGACAGACAAAATATGAATATAAATCCTCAAAAAATTGCTGAAGTATTGATTGATAGAAAAGTGGCAAAACACTACTTACAAATAAATAATCCTGAATTGTATGAAAAGTACAATTATGGTAAAAAATAA
- a CDS encoding HAD family hydrolase, which translates to MPVVRRKKKGLANKVLAFDLDGTILRKDNTLHPETEKMLMEAKRFGSTNVIATGRGLLKVIPLINNGVLKYIDYLVCSNGALTFDLEKNETTILGSIGMDAFEAMLQKAKEEELIFSVDTDAFNGTIIFSNDGSELPSWLENETMDLAILNRFTEEQVRVALEEENASITQVAIRSPRNKAEKNTKEMQKILGDKYQVVLTNSVYTDVNKKGISKFQGLLYLCQQLNLKIEDVIAFGDSGNDTEMLTKCGIGIAMGNATKDAKQAADFVIGDHEDDAIGEAINYLIWNGVPVEVE; encoded by the coding sequence ATGCCGGTTGTTAGAAGAAAGAAAAAAGGATTAGCAAATAAAGTTTTAGCTTTCGATCTAGATGGAACAATTTTAAGAAAAGATAATACTCTTCACCCAGAAACTGAGAAAATGTTAATGGAAGCTAAAAGATTTGGTTCGACAAACGTAATTGCAACCGGAAGGGGTTTATTGAAAGTTATCCCTTTAATTAATAACGGAGTCTTAAAATATATCGATTATTTAGTTTGTTCAAATGGTGCTTTAACTTTCGATCTTGAAAAAAATGAAACTACAATTTTAGGTTCAATTGGTATGGATGCATTTGAGGCAATGCTTCAAAAAGCTAAAGAAGAGGAATTGATTTTTTCTGTAGATACAGATGCCTTTAATGGAACAATTATTTTTTCAAATGATGGTAGTGAATTACCATCATGACTTGAAAATGAAACTATGGATCTTGCAATTTTAAATAGATTTACAGAAGAACAAGTTAGAGTTGCTTTAGAAGAAGAGAATGCATCAATTACTCAAGTTGCAATAAGAAGTCCAAGAAATAAAGCAGAGAAAAATACAAAGGAAATGCAAAAAATTCTTGGTGATAAATATCAAGTTGTTTTAACAAACTCAGTTTATACTGATGTTAACAAAAAAGGAATTTCAAAATTTCAAGGTTTACTGTACCTTTGTCAGCAATTAAATCTAAAAATAGAAGATGTTATTGCATTTGGTGATAGTGGTAATGACACGGAAATGTTAACTAAATGTGGAATTGGTATTGCTATGGGTAATGCTACAAAAGATGCAAAACAAGCTGCAGATTTTGTTATCGGTGATCATGAAGATGATGCAATTGGCGAAGCTATTAATTATTTAATTTGAAATGGTGTGCCAGTTGAAGTGGAGTAA
- the lysS gene encoding lysine--tRNA ligase: MSFKYTEQELIRRKKLDFYKDNNIEAFKLAYGLKDIEYSDQLAKKYEDISKEELESQNIFTAIAGRIMTMRGPFIVLQDYHGRIQAYFNKKEHVELAKLVNALDLGDIVYIEGTVMKTHTGEVSVRTSDLKLLTKSLRPLPEKFHGLTDVEERYRRRYVDMIMNHDSRTALLTRSRIISEIRRYFDNLEYIEVETPILHHYISGASARPFKTFHNALTQDFVLRIATEVPLKKLLVGGWDRVYEIGRIFRNEGIDTTHNPEFTSIEFYEAYSNLDGMMERTEALFKQIAKKLGKEKVMNGDVEIDLTKPFNRIDMVDAVSKATGYNFREISFEEAVEVAKKHKVKVEKYFTIGHIINELFEVLIEETLIQPTFVYGHPIEISPLTAKGKDPRFTERAELFINTKEYANMYTELHDPIDQLGRFELQLEEKNKGNDEASDIDYDFIEALEYGMPPAGGCGIGIDRLCMLFTEKTSIRDVLLFPTLKRKVEN; the protein is encoded by the coding sequence ATGAGTTTTAAATACACTGAACAAGAATTGATCAGAAGAAAAAAATTAGATTTTTATAAAGATAACAATATTGAAGCTTTTAAATTAGCTTATGGCTTAAAAGATATTGAATACAGTGATCAATTAGCTAAAAAATATGAAGATATATCTAAAGAAGAATTAGAATCTCAAAATATTTTTACCGCTATAGCCGGAAGAATTATGACAATGAGAGGTCCATTCATTGTACTTCAAGATTATCACGGTAGAATTCAAGCTTACTTTAACAAAAAAGAACATGTAGAATTAGCAAAATTAGTTAACGCACTTGATTTAGGTGATATTGTTTATATTGAAGGAACTGTTATGAAAACTCACACTGGTGAAGTTTCAGTCAGAACAAGTGACTTAAAATTATTAACCAAATCACTTAGACCACTTCCAGAAAAATTCCATGGATTAACCGACGTTGAAGAAAGATACAGAAGAAGATATGTTGACATGATCATGAATCATGACAGTAGAACAGCACTTTTAACAAGAAGTAGAATTATCAGTGAAATCAGAAGATATTTCGATAATTTAGAATATATTGAAGTTGAAACACCTATTTTACATCACTATATTTCCGGGGCATCAGCAAGACCATTCAAAACATTCCATAACGCTTTAACACAAGATTTTGTTTTAAGAATCGCAACAGAAGTACCTCTTAAGAAATTACTTGTTGGTGGTTGAGATCGTGTTTACGAAATTGGAAGAATTTTCAGAAATGAAGGAATTGATACAACTCATAATCCTGAATTTACAAGTATTGAGTTTTACGAAGCATATTCAAACTTAGATGGAATGATGGAACGTACAGAAGCATTGTTCAAGCAAATTGCAAAAAAACTTGGAAAAGAAAAAGTTATGAATGGAGATGTTGAAATTGATTTAACTAAACCATTCAATAGAATCGATATGGTTGATGCAGTTTCAAAAGCAACAGGTTACAATTTCAGGGAAATTAGTTTTGAAGAAGCGGTTGAAGTGGCTAAAAAACACAAAGTTAAAGTTGAAAAATACTTCACAATTGGTCACATTATTAATGAGCTTTTTGAAGTTTTAATTGAAGAAACATTAATTCAACCAACTTTTGTGTATGGACATCCAATAGAAATCTCACCTTTAACAGCTAAAGGTAAAGATCCGAGATTTACTGAAAGAGCTGAATTATTCATCAACACAAAAGAATATGCAAATATGTATACTGAGCTTCATGATCCTATTGATCAACTTGGAAGATTTGAACTTCAACTTGAAGAGAAAAATAAAGGAAATGATGAAGCAAGTGATATTGATTATGACTTTATTGAAGCTTTAGAATATGGAATGCCTCCTGCTGGTGGTTGCGGAATTGGTATTGATAGATTATGTATGTTATTTACTGAAAAAACTTCAATTAGAGATGTTCTTTTATTCCCAACACTTAAAAGAAAGGTTGAAAATTAA
- a CDS encoding ABC transporter ATP-binding protein, with amino-acid sequence MFNFKKKLKVTKNNVFDYINTEIKDKEYVVSNKVAKLLNKATNSKRKKDANKNKKNSNNNIIEVQKVSKYYLSGNTVTKVLNEVDLEIKKGEFIIIYGKSGSGKSTLLNLISGLDRPSHGDVIVCDNNLPYLSDNQLTLFRRKHVSFIFQNYNLLENLTGYDNVETGLYLQKNKEKQKDINELFKQYEIYEVKDKYPAQMSGGQQQRISILRALAKNAELIFADEPTGALDENTTRIVLSNLYDINQNEGTTIVMVSHNPSMMPIADRIIRVENGKITSDKRNANKIHPSQLKQL; translated from the coding sequence ATGTTTAATTTTAAGAAAAAATTAAAAGTTACCAAAAATAACGTCTTCGATTATATTAATACAGAAATTAAAGATAAAGAATATGTTGTAAGTAATAAAGTTGCTAAGCTTCTTAACAAAGCAACTAATTCTAAACGCAAAAAAGATGCAAATAAAAATAAGAAAAATAGCAACAATAACATTATTGAAGTACAAAAAGTTAGTAAATATTATCTTTCTGGTAATACTGTAACCAAAGTTCTGAATGAAGTTGATTTAGAGATTAAAAAAGGTGAATTCATCATAATTTATGGTAAATCCGGTTCAGGGAAAAGTACTTTATTAAATTTAATTAGTGGTCTAGACCGCCCTAGTCATGGTGATGTTATTGTTTGTGACAATAATTTGCCTTATTTAAGTGATAATCAATTAACTTTATTCAGACGAAAACATGTTTCATTTATTTTCCAAAATTATAATTTACTAGAAAATCTAACTGGTTATGATAATGTTGAAACTGGACTTTATCTTCAAAAAAATAAAGAAAAACAAAAAGATATTAATGAACTTTTTAAACAATATGAGATTTATGAAGTTAAAGATAAATACCCTGCTCAAATGTCTGGTGGTCAACAACAACGTATCTCTATCTTAAGAGCTTTAGCTAAAAACGCAGAATTAATTTTTGCTGATGAGCCAACTGGAGCTCTTGATGAAAATACCACGAGAATTGTGCTTTCAAATTTATATGATATTAACCAAAATGAAGGAACAACAATTGTAATGGTGTCACATAACCCTTCAATGATGCCAATTGCAGATAGAATTATTAGAGTTGAAAATGGTAAAATCACCAGTGATAAGAGAAATGCAAATAAAATACATCCAAGTCAATTAAAACAATTATAA